The proteins below are encoded in one region of bacterium:
- a CDS encoding site-specific integrase, with the protein MASVYARKLSKGWFWYGCVSLKDGPPKKYNTGIETEPRYLKGGDGREFASPAKWPNYKKAMEAVKVAQKIVDSGKDPFRQEELNAESVEGLAKGYLDTRRSEGTDARVLYLHQSTVQFFLVNYAHRAAKSVTAADLLKFRTWLMDRGKVRRGVRIGDLSQVTINGHMTRLGAFLNFCGTIIGWKPPTIKRLKAKRTKPIRYYSGEECGRLLASAAKVTYNGEPLSWFLAFVLYTGMRKGEALSCEWSWVDYAANHILIPAMKSAQSRAVPIAEPLREILDRMPRTRARLFDNISNLHRGSGHLDDLYKKVQAEAKLEPLTLHDLRRTFIIQCLAAGIPLELVMQWVGHESDKTTLEYYTSFAKENHAALIGRVRFTVLPAG; encoded by the coding sequence ATGGCCTCGGTGTATGCCCGCAAGCTCAGTAAGGGGTGGTTTTGGTACGGATGTGTCAGTCTGAAGGACGGCCCGCCCAAGAAGTACAACACCGGGATTGAAACCGAGCCGCGCTACTTGAAGGGTGGAGACGGCCGCGAGTTCGCCAGTCCCGCCAAATGGCCGAATTACAAGAAGGCCATGGAGGCCGTCAAGGTTGCTCAGAAGATAGTTGACAGCGGAAAGGATCCCTTTCGCCAAGAGGAATTAAACGCGGAGAGCGTGGAAGGGCTGGCCAAGGGGTACTTGGACACCCGCCGCAGTGAGGGGACGGACGCCCGGGTGCTGTACCTTCACCAGAGCACCGTTCAGTTCTTTCTCGTGAACTACGCTCACCGGGCAGCCAAAAGCGTGACAGCGGCGGATCTGTTGAAGTTCCGGACATGGCTCATGGACCGGGGAAAGGTCCGGCGCGGCGTTCGGATTGGAGACCTGTCACAGGTCACGATTAACGGGCATATGACACGGCTCGGGGCGTTCCTGAACTTCTGCGGGACGATTATCGGATGGAAGCCGCCCACCATCAAACGGCTGAAGGCCAAGCGCACCAAGCCGATCCGGTACTATTCGGGCGAGGAATGCGGCCGGCTACTGGCCTCGGCGGCGAAGGTGACGTACAACGGGGAACCGCTTTCGTGGTTTCTGGCCTTTGTGCTCTATACCGGGATGCGAAAGGGCGAGGCTCTGTCCTGTGAATGGTCATGGGTAGACTACGCCGCCAATCACATTCTCATCCCCGCCATGAAATCGGCGCAGAGCCGCGCGGTCCCGATTGCCGAACCGCTGCGGGAGATTCTGGACCGCATGCCACGGACCCGAGCCCGCCTGTTCGACAACATTTCGAACCTGCACCGAGGCAGCGGCCACCTGGACGACCTTTACAAGAAAGTTCAGGCCGAGGCGAAGCTGGAACCGCTCACTCTGCACGACCTCCGGCGCACGTTCATCATTCAATGCCTCGCGGCGGGCATCCCCCTCGAACTCGTCATGCAGTGGGTCGGCCACGAGTCGGACAAGACCACGCTCGAGTACTATACGAGCTTTGCGAAGGAGAACCATGCGGCCCTGATTGGCCGTGTACGGTTCACGGTGCTCCCCGCCGGATGA